The Gemmatimonas aurantiaca T-27 DNA segment CTCACGTGTCCTTTCACGGTGTCCTCCGAGATGGCGAGGCTGCTGGTGATCCGCTTGTTGGACAAACCACCGGCCACCAGGTGCAGGATCTGCAACTCCCGTGACGTGAGGCCTTCCTCACCGGAGTGCTCGGCCATCTGCCCCGCGACTTCAGGATCCACGTACTTGTAGCCAGCGAACACCTTACGGATGGTGTCGAGCAGATCGCGCCGCACGTGGTTCTTGAGCGTGTAGGCACGCGCCCCGGCCTGCATGGCCTTCTGTGCCCGCGCGTCACCGGAGTAGGTGGTCAGCACCACGATGCGCGCCTGGGGGGCATGACTTCGGATTGCTTTGATGGCATCCACGCCGTCCATGTCAGGCAACTGCAGATCCATCAGCGTCACATCGGGGCACAATCGTTGGTGTGCGGCAATGGCCTCAGTGCCGCTTTCGGCCTGACCGACGACCACGATGTCGTCCCGATTGGCGATGAGCACCGCGATTCCGTCGCGCAGCAATGGATGATCGTCGACGATGAGGACGCGGATCGGTTCAGCCATGTTCACCGTCGCGATCTCCGAAACGCCACCATGCCTGTCGTGCGCCGCGGCGGTAGGCCACGGCCGCCGGCCTGGAATCATACGGCGCGACTTCCTGTTCCGAAGAGCGCAGCTCACCGACCGCCTTGCGCGCTTCGTCAATCACTTCTTCACCCTTCAGCAGCGTGAGATCGAGGACCGGGACCGCGCGCCCGGGTTCATCGGGCAACAAGTCGCGCACCGCTTGCAGGTGAAACATGAGCCCCTGGAACTCCTGCAACAGCCGGTCGTGTAGTTCCCGTGCCATCCGACTGCGCTCCGCCCAACGCTCCTCCAGTCGAGCATGGTACACATTCTCCAGTTGACGCACGCGCATACGATATGCCATCCCGAGCGCCCCGGCCAGCGTCAGGGCGGCCAGCAGGGCTATCAACAAGGTTCGCGCATCTCGCATGACCGAGGGCTGAGGGGACCGACTGCACAATCCATAGTCGTCACCGCCAGGGAGCGCTACCACCACGATCGTGGTGGTAGCCGGCCCCACCGTTCCCTCAGGCGCCACGCAGTGGCCTGGCCTACTGTGGGTGGCAATTCGGTACCGGGTACCGGCGATGTGGCCACGCACGAGGAGCGGTCGACGATGAGTGGTGAACGAAGTGGGACTATTGGTGCGCGATTGCAGGGTGTGCAGCATTTCGGGCTGACGGTCCGGGAAATGGAGCGCGCATTTGCGTTCTACACGGAGGTACTGGGCGGCACCGAAGTCATGCGCGATGGCGACTTCCATGGCGAACGCATTCACAATACGCTGCTCGCCGACCAGGACATCGAGGCCCGGGTGCGCGGCGTGAACCCGGGGTCGATGGGCATTCCCGACCTACGCGGTGGTGCGCAACGTCTCGACGTGCGCTTCATCCAGTTCGACAACGTGGTCATCGAGTTGCTGCGCTACCGCGACGCTGAGGACTCACCGTCTGGTCAGTCGAGCTTTGCCGAACCGCTCGATCATATGAGTCCGGCGTTCCCCCGTATGATGCACATCTGTTTCCATCTAGGGGACGACGTCGACTTCAACCAATTCATTGCCGACCTCGAAGCTGAATCGGAACGACGCGGCATGACGCAGGTCCGTGCGAATCGGATCGTGACCGTGCACACCGAACAGGCACGACGCGACGCGCCCGTCGAGGCCAACAGCAACGCCATCACCGAAGGCCCGTCAAACGGCTGGACGCTGATCTACTGCAAGGGCCCGGAAGGAGAACAGCTCGAGTTCGTTCAGGCCATCGGTCCAGTGAAGCGCACGTTCGAGGACGCACTTGCCGCGCGACGCGCCGGCATACGGTGACGCCTCTCAGTGAGCTCAAGTCCGCGGCCGTGGTGGGTGCCACGGGGCTCGTGGGTCGTGAGTGTCTCTCGTTGCTCGCCGCGCTGCCGGCGTTTGCCAGCGTCACGGCGTTGGTTCGTCGACCCCATGCGGACGACGCGCAGCACGTGAAGCTTCGTACCGTGGTCGTGGATTTCGATCATTTGGAAGCACAAGCAGAGCATTTTGGCGTCACGCACCTATTCTGCGCGCGAGGTGCGCGCCGGGAATTCCGGCTGACCGAACGACTCGCGGCGAGCATGTCGTGGGCATTGCCGGCCACATATCGGGCGGTGGACGTGGTGGATGTCGCGCAGACCCTTGTGGATGCTGCCATCGAGGACAGGCCCGGCATCCGTGTGATCGAGAATGCCAACATCCGACGCTTGGCGAAGGAGGTTTGACGTGCACGTATGGCGCAAGGCGGCCGGTATCACGGCACTGTTGCTGACCGCAACAGCGACCTATCTCGTTGCGTGGCCCATTCCGGCAGAACCGGTGGCATGGTCACCACCGACCGCACCAGGCTATGAGGGGCCGCACCAGGTCAATACACGACTGCGTGCGCTCCAGCACATCGCGATAGGTGACGAATTCGGTCCGGAGCACATGGTCATTGGACCGGATGGCAAGCTGTACGCGGCCATGACGAGTGGCGCCCTGTTGCGCATGGGTCCTGACGGCGGCCATCAGGAAGTGTTTGCCAACACCGAAGGCCGTGTTCTCGGATTTGCATTCGATTCGACCGGGCGGATGTTCGCAGCAGATGCCATGCGCGGTGTGCTCGCGATCGATTCCAGCGGACGGGTCGAGATGGTGACCGACCGAGTGAGCACCGACGACCCCATTCGTTATGCCAACTCGATCGTGGTGGCGCCGGACGGCAAGGTGTATTTCACCGATGCGTCCGGGCGATTCGCGCCACGTGACTGGGGTGACACCTACGAAGCCAGCCTGCTCGACATTCTTGAACAGGCCTCCACCGGTCGGGTGCTGGTGTACGATCCGACGACGTCGCGCACCGAGGTGGTAGCGCACGGCCTGTCGTTTGCCAACGGTATCGCACTCTCGGCCGACCATCAGTCACTGTTCGTGTCCGAAACCGGCCGCTATCGGATCTGGAAGATCGACGCGCAGGCCCGTGCACTCGATGTGCGCACCGATACGCTGCGCGCCCGCCCGCTGTTCAAGAACCTGCCCGGCTATCCCGACAACCTGATGCGAGGTCGCGATGGCCGGATCTGGGTCGGACTGTTCCGCCCGCGCAATCCGGCGGCCGATGGATCCGCGCAACGTCCGTTCGTGCGTGCGATCCTGCTGCGCCTGCCGCGATTTCTCATTCCGGTCGGCAAACCGTACAGCCATGTCTTTGCCTTCGACGAAGTGGGCCGTGTGACGGAAGACCTGCAGGATCCGAGTGGAGCCTATCCCGAAACCACCGGCGTGACCGAGACGGCAGATCGTCTGTACATCCACAGCTTGCACGCCCCCACGATCGGATGGCTCCCGCGATGACACCACACGTGAATGGTCTATACTCGATGCGATGCCCCACGATGCGGCTCACGCAGACCGCCTTCGTCGCCTTGTTCGTAGCATTGGCGGCCTGCGGCAAGCACAAGAAACACGCCAGACTCGGCGCGCCGTCGGCACCTGTCACTTCCGGGGTCGTCAGCGAGCGCGATCGTGAGACGCTCTATGTATTGCGCAGCATTCGTGAACCGCGTGCGTTCACGCCGGGAGGCTGCACGGCGCAGCGCGCAGGCTTCGAACCTTCCGCCACCGACGGCGAGCGTCACTTCTCCTTCTGGAGCGTGGAGACGAATACGACCGATGGGCAGGTGCGGAATGCGCGTGCCTCGCGTGTGGCCACACTGCACGGCTGTTTTGGCGCGACGCCGGATCGCGTACGGCAACACTTCTATGCCGAGATCGCCTTGGGGAGCCTCGCGTTCAAGGGACGCGGTGAGTGTGTCGCGCTGGCGATCGACGTGCCGGAGCGTGGGCTTATCCCCGTGCGGTGTCACCTGATCCTCAGTGATCTGCCAGCGCCCTATGTGGGGGGCCTACTCACCACCAACACACTGACCAGCAACGCACCATTCGGTGGGGATACGGACCCGGTAGGGTATGCCCAGGCGTCGGTGGCCACACTGCGCCTGTGGAAGACACGATGAACCTGCAATCACGAGAGCACGATATGAAACACCTCGATCCGGCTCACATGCGCACTGGACTCCGCGTCCATGCTATCGCCTTTGTTGTCGGTATCGCCGCGATGCTGATCATCAATGTGTTGACCGGTGCGCCGTACTGGGTCGCATGGGTGGTACCGGGATGGGCCATTGGCTTGCTGTCCCATTGGCTCTCTGTCCGTCGCCCCCTGGCTCGCTACGACCAGCAGGAGCGTGCGCGATGACGAAGTACCTCCGAATTCTCGGCGCACTGGCATGGACGCTCGTCGCCACCACACCCACTCATGCACAAGGGAGCAACGCCGCGATGAACATCGTCCTCGTTCACGGTGCCTGGGCCGACGGCTCAGGATGGCAACGCATTCACGACATCCTGCGCGCGAAAGGTCATCGCGTGAGCATCGTACAAAACCCGCTCACCTCACTCGCCGACGATGTGGCGGCCGTGAACCGCGTGCTGGCCAGGCAGGACGGCCCCGCCTTGTTGGTGGGCCACTCGTACGGCGGGGCGGTCATCAGCGAGGCCGGAGGCGCGGCCAATGTGGCGGGGCTCGTGTACGTGGCGGCGTTTGTGCCAGACGCCGGCGAATCGGTAGCGTCGCTCACCGAAGGCGGAGCGCCCCCACCGCTGCAACCCTCGGCGGACGGTTTTCTTTTTTTCGATCCAAATATCTTTGCGCAGGCATTCGCGCCAGACTTACCAGCCGCACAAGGCGCCTTCCTTGCTGCCGCGCAGATCCCGCCGGCGGGCGTGGCGTTCGGCACGCCCATCTCCAAGCCGGCGTGGAAGACCCGGCGCAGCTTCTACGTGCTGGCCACTGACGATCGTGTCATTCCCCCCGCCGCGCAGGAACGCATGGCAGCGCGCGCCAACGCGGTCGTCACCAGGGTGAAGGGCAGCCATGCCGTCTACATGTCGCAACCAGAGGCCGTGGCTGACGCGATCGACGCGGCGGCCCGCGCTATCTCGGGCAAGTAGAACGCGTACGCCGTGTGCGGTTGGCGCTCCACGCAGAATGATGTGGATCAGGCAACAGGAGAAGCTGGCCTGTTGGCTCGCATCGCTGTCCATCGGAGCGCCCACCCCACCAAGACAAACGTGATCAGCATGCCCAGCACATAGAGCATGACCGTACCATAGCCGCCAACCAGCGCAGGGTTGAAGAATGGATAGGGATACCACCCGATCTGCGCGCCGCGCAGCAGCGTGTACACCACATACGCGAGTGGGAACGAAAAGAAGACCAGCAGGTCGCGTGACGTTGGCGATCGCGTTGGTGGGGTCAGCAGCCAGTCCATCACCATGACCACAGGCATCAGGTAGTGGTGCACCGTGTTGATCCACGGCAACAGCCCGCCCAGATCCACATTGCGCAACAGTGTCACGAAGACGAGGCCCACCACGGCCATGTACAGCGTCGCCGCGCCTCGTGCGCGGTCGTACCAGACAGACACCGCCTGCTGCCGCACGCCGAAGTACGCGGCAATCAGCAACACGCTCCCTGCGATCCCGTTGGCGAGAATTGTGAAATAGCTGAAAAAATTGAGAAGCGGGAAGCCGGCGTCGAAATGCCGCGTGAACTGGATCACGATGGCCGTCCACGTGAGAACGCCGAGCCCGAGCCGGGCCGCGATACCTGCGGGATGCGAGAGCATAGTCGGAGCCGGAGGGAGAGGATTCATCACGGGAACATGTGCATTGAGTGCTCAGTGGTGCTCGTTAGCCGCCACCCGGACCGAGAACCAACCCACGCAGAAAGGTACGCATGGACCCTTCCACAGCATCTGCATGGCGATAGTGGAGATAGTGTGTTGCTCCCGGCATCGTGATCACCACACCTTGGCGCATTTCGGTTTGAAAGCGCGTCATCTGTCGGGTTTCGTATTCTTGTTGTGCGGTCAGAACACGAAGAGCGGCAACACGATTGGGTTCATCAAAACCTGCAGCGCCGGGAAACAAATCCTGCAGTGATGCATGTGGGGCATAGATGGCCAGTGCCGGTGCTTTCACACGCGCGTACTCTGATCGATTCGTGCCTTCGTAGACGCGACCTGACTCGTTTGGCGCGGGGAGGAGCTCCAACCGTCCGGTGGGTCCGAATTGACAGACCGCACGTACGTCCGCTTCCACGGGCTCGTATTCGAAACGCCGCGGCCAATAGGCCATCACCGATTGCACCGACGCCGAATCAGCGCGTGTCATCGGTGGCGGTTCCGACTGTGCTGGATACGGCGGGAATTCGCCAGGCGCATCGCTGCCGTACGAATACGCCTCCAGGTAGACCAGCGCGATCACTCGATCAGGATACGCCACCGCAAAGTGACTGAGCTCATCGCCGGCGATCGAATGACCAACCAGCACCGCCCGTGAAATGCCGAGGCTGTCGAGCACGGACAGAATGTCATGTGACCGCGTGGCAGAGTCATAGCCGCTATCCGGGCGACTCGACGCACCAAAGCCACGCCGGGTAATAGCAATCGGCCGAAACGCGTCCCGAAAGCGAGCCGCAAAATGATCGAAGGCGTGGCCGGTATCGCCCAACCCGGCCAGGAAGACGATGGGCGTGCGCGTCGGGTCACCCCAATCCAGCACTTCGAGCTGCACGCGCGGCGCAACGAATACCATCGTGACACGATGCGATGCCGGATCCACCCACGGGCTGGATTGCGCCGGGGTACATGCCGCCAAAGCCATGCCAAGGGCCACCGACGCAAGCGACCGGTGTCGCCTAGTGCTGCGTGGCCGCGAGAATCCGCAGAAGAATCTGTTCCGAACGCCGCTGTCCATAACCTCGCCCATAGGCGCTGGACGTGATCGCAATGACAAGATCATGCGCAGGCACCAGGTAGATTTTGTTGCCGCCGTTGCCGGATGCAAAGTGCACCGTGATCGACTTGCCCCCGATCTCGTACGACTTCGAATACCACATATAGCCATACGCGTCGGCAAACGGATCGACGGCCGAGATCGCAACATGCGGCGCCAGCGCGTCCCGGACCAACGCACTGTCGATGACCTGACGGCCCGCCACACGACCGCCTCGCAGGAACAGCTCACCAATTCGGGTCATATCGCGAGTGGTCATGGAGAGATTGCCCTGCCCCACGCCTTCGCCCTTGGGACCGCGACGCCACGCGAACCTGTGGATACCCAGTGGGCCAAAGAGATGCTTGGCGGCGAAGTCCTGAAGCGACAGGTGCGAGGTATGTTCCACCATCGCCCCCGCCAGAAAGGCGGTAAACGACGAGTACACGTATCGCTCCCCGGGCGGCGACGTCATGGGCACCGTGCGGGCAAACGCGATCCAATCGACACTCTCGTCCATGCGGTCTTCGTTGCCGACGGACAACGAGTCTTCATCATCCGAATCGAGACCGGTGCGCATCGTGAGCACCTGGCGGACCGCGATAGGCGCCGTCGCGGAGATCATGCTGTCTGGGAGCAATTCGCTGATCGGCTGATCGAGGTTCTTGATCAGCCCCTGCTGCAGCGCAAGAAGGACCAGCGCGGAGGTGATGCTCTTCGTGGCCGACCGGATGTCGTGCAGCGACGTCGAGTCGTCACCGTTGAAGTACCGCTCTGCAACCGTGCAGCCGTGGCGCTGAACGACCACACCCTTGATGTTGCGCGTGGTATCACGGCCCAGATCTGTGAACAGGCTATCGATGACGGCCACCTCGACCGAATCGCCCGCCAGGGTCGGACAGCTCACGATCCCGGGCGTGCTTGATGGCGCACAGGCGGTGGAGGCGACGACGCACAGGAACAACAGCACGACGCGCTGGGCTGGAATGCGCAATTTCATATGGAAGAATGTTCGTCGTACACAACAGCTTGCTGGCGTGAGCTCGCCGGGCATTGGAAGTTCCAATCGCTCGCCGCATCACCCCGTGTCAACACGCGTCACCTGGCACACCCTCCCATGACCTCCAGCGCGCCGATCTTTCGTTCGCTCGAAGCCCTGCAACAGCACCTGGACACCCTGCCACCCCCGGCGCCGGGATGGCGGCGGGTCTACCGCGGGCAAACCAAGGACTATCCACAGATGATCCCGAGCGGCGTCCGACGTCGCACGCGGGAATACTGGAGCCTGTGGCATCGCCACGCCATGCTCGTCGCCCCGTTCGAGTCCGACCTGGCATTGGCCGAAGCGAAAGGTGTGCCATCGACACTCGACATGTTGTCGTACTGGGTTCACGCCATCGCGCAGCACTACGGTGGCGACTCGAACTACCTCGATGTTACCAGCGATATCCAGTCGGCGCTCTGGTTTGCGCTGTATCAGATGGTATCCAAGGAAGGGACCATCGTGCTGGGACCGGGAACAGCGCCCGATCCGGTGCATGATGTCCCGGTGAAACAGACCTTCTGGCGATACGAACGGTGGGAAGAACCCGCGTACCTCTATGTCTTCGATGTGCCGCCGTGGGACGGGAAGGGGCCGCTGGAACATGGCACCCTGATCGACGTCGCCGCACAGGCACCGCACCTTGTGAGCGACTCCACTCGCATGGCCGTGCAACGTGCATCGCTGCTGTATGCCGACAGTGATATCGGCGATCTCACGAGCTTCTACGTCACACCACCGTTGCGGGTGGCCTGGCCGATGGAAGGCGCGGAACGCCTCTCACACGGAACGCTGGAGATCTTCCCGCCGCCAACAGTCGATCCCTGGTATGAGATCTTCCTGCGTCAGCCCCTCACGATCGTGCCCACCGCCACCGATGCCGTGCGGTACGCGCATCCGATACCCGTGGCACTCTACCTGTACGACACGCCTGCGGAGCGCAACGATCTGATCGCGCGCCTGAACATGGAACAACCACCGCTGGCCTCACGTGGAATGCGTGAGATGATGGTTGATGGCGGAGCGGACGCCGGAACGCTGGCCCGTTTCGATGCTGCCACGGTCATCTACTGCGAAGCCGCACTCCAGGCACTGCTGCAGACCCGGCGAAGCAGCTCGTGGCACTCGGCATTGCTGATGTCCGACCTCCCGTCGAATGCCGACACACAACAACTCGGCAGCGACGAGTCCGCGGGGGCTGTCGACCTGATGAACGTCATCTTCGAGTTCAGTCCACTCGAATCGATTGCCGCGGCCAGTGCCTACAACACCAGCGCCGTCGACTACGTGCGCGCACTTTGGGTCGTCCGAAACGAGAACACCATACTGGTCGTGCCATTCATCCAACAGGCAGACGGTCCTGGCGTGACCACATCGCCGTTTCGTGTGGTCCAGGAGGCGAACGCTCCCGGTGGCATGGCGTTCTACGCCGGTGAGAACCCCATTCCTCACGAAGTCGCCGGCTTTCTCGTCGCACCCGTTCGCGCCGCCCTGTTCGCACTGCGCAGCCTTGCCCGCGGCGAGAAGATCCTGCCGAATGTGCTTGCGTCTTTCGATCCGGGGGAAGCCAACGGCAAGTTTCTGGCCGGTGTCGATGAAGCCACAACGACACTGTGCCTGGCGACCGTGCGCCCGTTCGATGTGCCGTTGTACGTGCTGAGGCAGGAAGGTGAGGTGTTCTTCGGCCCCGGGAAGAGCACCACACGGTTGTTCGTGGTGCCAGCGACGCAGCCGTTTGGGTCCATCCCCGTGAACGAACTACGCGAACGGGCGAAAGAAGCAAAGTGAAATGCCTGGTGTCGATGGGCGACGGTGCCGTTCAGCGACTCACAAACCCGACGGCGCGCCAGGTGTGGCAATCGATTCGCAACAGCTCGCTCGCGCGCGCGCCGTAGGCCTGCGCGGGTATTTCGTAGTCGCCAAGTCCGGGTATTGAGCGCACCAATCGCAGGTCAGCGCCAATTCGCGGATCGCGCAGTGGGCTCCGGCACACTCCCTCGGATGCTTCCACTCCAGTGGTCGGCGGAACGAACTGGTCGGGAGCATCAATGACCGGACGAACTCGTGCGGCCTGCGACAGGCCGTGCGCACGTGCGCAACCCGCCGTTGCCACCAGGACAAGGATCACAGAACTGGTGCGAAGCGCCATAAGAACAGGTCCGGTCGACACATGATAGTGATTACGCGATGCGCAGATTCTGACAAACGATGGCAGGGCAATACCCTCCCGACCATGGTCCGCTTGTATGAGTTGTGCTCGCGATGCGCCATCCGCCAACGAATGGCGGCCTTGCTCGCCATCGGCCAGATTCAAGGTGCAACGCCCCTCCCCCCTCCCCTCCGCTGGAGACGTAGATGAAGAGAATGCTGGTGGCCCTGTTGACCATGCCGCTGCTCGCGGCGAGTGCCTCAGCGCAGGCAGGAGCAGGTGGCGCGGGTGGTGGTGCCGGAGGAGCGGGCAACGCGCAGGCTGCGGCGGCACGGGCGGCCGCGGCCAACAAACCGCGCACCATCGAGGGCATCAACACGGTCTGGCTCGAGGAACTCACGCAGCCAGAATTCCGCGACATGCTCAAGGACGGCTACACCACCGTGCTGATCATGACGGGTGGCGTCGAAAACAACGACGGCAACCTCTCGATGAACAAGCACAACATCAACAACCGACTGCACGGCGAACTGCTGGCCCGGAAGATGGGCAAGACACTGGTCGCTCCGCTGGTCACACTGGAACCCGGCAATGCCGGCAATACCATTCAGCCCGGTCGTGCGGGCCCAATGATCTCGCAGGCCACGTTTATCTCGCTGCTGTACGACATGGGCAACTACCTGCGCAGCATGGGTTTCAAGGAGATCTACTACCTGGGTGACAGCGGCGGAAACATGCGCGGTCAGCAGGCGGCGGCGGATTCACTCACGAAGGTCTACGCCGACAGCCCGGACCGGGTCTACTTCAAGCACATCGCCGAGTACTACAACCACACCAGCGTCGTGCAGCCGTATATCCAAAACGAGCTCAAGATCCCCGAAGGGATCAAGATCGGGGCAAGCACGGGCACGAGCGGTCTGCACGAAGAACTGAGCATCGACGCCACCCTGGCGCTCGCTGACCCGGTGTCCATCCGCTACGAGCAGCGCAAGAAAGTTGGCCAGGACGAGATCAATGGCATCAAGTTCCAGTCACTCGCCTGGCTGCAGGACCTCGGCCGCAAGATCGCAGACTTGCGTGTGAAGACCACGCTCGACGCGATCAACGCCTACCGGGCGACGTTGCCGAAGCCGTGATCGCAATGACGTGGTAGACAAAACGCCCCACCGATATCGGCGGGGCGTTTTCATTTGGCGGGTGTCAAGCGAATGATATCGCTTACAGGCTTGGCGGAGGCCGGCGGATGCGGAACTCCCCATGCGAGCTGCGCTGCAGCCCGCGCATCTCTTCCACGATGGCGGCCGCTTCGGTGTTCTTTCCGCTGTGCAGCGCCGCATGCAGTTTGCCGGCCGTATCGATCAGCTTTTGGAGTCCGACTTTGTAGTCGGCCACGAACTTCGCCTGATCGGCTTCGGGCACCTGCGCCTTCTTTTCGGGCTCGAACGCCAGGGCTTCCTTGGCGTTGGTTTCGAAGATCGTGAGCTGCTCCATCGTGCTCGCGTTCTTGGTCGAATCCGCGATCTGCTGGCCGATGGTGCGGAAGGCGGCATTCATGGCCGCCATGTGCTTGCCAAGCGGCGTCTTGGGTTCGCTGGGCTGCTGGGCCTGGAGTGCACTGGTGGTGAGTGCGAGCGCCAGAACGGTGAGAGTGCTCAGGTGCCGGAAACGCAGAAGCATGGCGAGTGTGTGCAGTGTGAATCGGGTCCCGGTCGACAGCCCCATGATGCCGCCTGGATGCCCGCGTGTGGTGGTCTCCCTACCATGTTACGCCGCGGTGGCCGAAGCGGAAGCGGCTACCTCTCCGGGAGTGACACGACACGCACGGCAGTCCCATAACAGAGCACCTCGGTCGCGCCACTCATGATCTCGGTGGCGTCGTACCGTATGCCGATCACAGCATCGGCTTTGGCCATCAGGGCCTGCACGAGCATCGTGTCGAACGCCTGCTGGCGTGTGCGTTCGGCCAGCGTCGTAAAGAGGGAAATGTTGCCACCGAAGATGGTCTGGATGCCGGCACCGAACGTGCCGATCAGCGACCGCGAGCGCACCACAACCCCGCGCACAACGCCCAACGATGCCACGATCCGGTAACCGGGCAGGTCGAAGGCCGTGGTGGTCATGTCGTACGGGAAGTCGGATGCCTGAGAATGGATGATGTCCGTCATGGCTCTATTCTACTGCCCATCCTGGGTTCTCGGCGGCGAAAGCGTACGACGCCGCCATGATGGGACGAAAGGCAACAACCTGAGCGTCAGAGGCAATCGGACGGGGTCGGCTTGCGGACCATGCGAATCCGATCGACTTGCATCTCGTAGGAAGCGCCTCCGGTGAAAGCGCTCATCCACGGCCCTCGAAGGGTACCCTCCCATTCCACGTAGTACGTGGAGACATAGTACGCGGAGGAGGAGTCTGGCTTCGGCCACGGTGGGCTGCTGTCCCGCGCGACCCTCCTCTCCGGCGCCAACGATCAGTGTATCGAAGCGGAGATAGCACCCGAGCTTCCGATCACCGGTGCAAACGAAGGACACCGCCTGCTGTCCTTCCGGAAGATCCGCGAGAACGTACCGGCCGACACTGTCGGGACTGGTACAAACAGTGCCTTTCCCGTGGGGAGGACTGAGGTCCACCTCGCGACAGATCTTTGTTCTGACGATCGGCCGCCTCGTAGACGAATCGAGGACGACACCACTGACTCGCGCCGTACCGCGCGGCCACACCGGCTGCGCGGGTAGCGCAGCGGCGCTGAACATCGCGAGGACGGCCACGATGCAACAGATGAGACTGCTCAACTGGAAGTTGATTGTCATGAGTACTGAATCTCGGCTCTCTCCTCCACCAATCTATCGCCGAACCGTGACGTGGAGATCAGATTGCCATTGTCGATGCGCATGTTTCCTGGAAGACGCCAGGCACTGTGCGAGTCGTTGAGCGCCCTCGGAACCGCCGGGCACGTCGCGATATCACCAGATGACTGGAACCAGCAACAATGGCGATCCCCACGCTCGCATACTGGCAGCGCAAAACGAGCAGTGTTCTCCACTCTCGCAACAATCCACTCATCACGGACATCGACACGCTGCTGACCGCATTCCACTCCAATGGGAAGTCCGATACCCAGAAGCAGAAAATTCTGATCCTGATGCTGTACATCTGCACCGAATGGCTCGTGACCAAGAGCAAGAACAATTGGCGCCGCCGGTATGTCAGTGATCTGATTGGCGAGATCGAGACTGAACTGCGCACCCCGGCGATGGTGAATGCGGTCCAGAGTCGGGTTGGTGCTGCCGACCTGACCATGAAGGAGAACCCAATCGAGATGCTCCAGCCG contains these protein-coding regions:
- a CDS encoding FRG domain-containing protein, with product MTSSAPIFRSLEALQQHLDTLPPPAPGWRRVYRGQTKDYPQMIPSGVRRRTREYWSLWHRHAMLVAPFESDLALAEAKGVPSTLDMLSYWVHAIAQHYGGDSNYLDVTSDIQSALWFALYQMVSKEGTIVLGPGTAPDPVHDVPVKQTFWRYERWEEPAYLYVFDVPPWDGKGPLEHGTLIDVAAQAPHLVSDSTRMAVQRASLLYADSDIGDLTSFYVTPPLRVAWPMEGAERLSHGTLEIFPPPTVDPWYEIFLRQPLTIVPTATDAVRYAHPIPVALYLYDTPAERNDLIARLNMEQPPLASRGMREMMVDGGADAGTLARFDAATVIYCEAALQALLQTRRSSSWHSALLMSDLPSNADTQQLGSDESAGAVDLMNVIFEFSPLESIAAASAYNTSAVDYVRALWVVRNENTILVVPFIQQADGPGVTTSPFRVVQEANAPGGMAFYAGENPIPHEVAGFLVAPVRAALFALRSLARGEKILPNVLASFDPGEANGKFLAGVDEATTTLCLATVRPFDVPLYVLRQEGEVFFGPGKSTTRLFVVPATQPFGSIPVNELRERAKEAK
- a CDS encoding creatininase family protein — encoded protein: MKRMLVALLTMPLLAASASAQAGAGGAGGGAGGAGNAQAAAARAAAANKPRTIEGINTVWLEELTQPEFRDMLKDGYTTVLIMTGGVENNDGNLSMNKHNINNRLHGELLARKMGKTLVAPLVTLEPGNAGNTIQPGRAGPMISQATFISLLYDMGNYLRSMGFKEIYYLGDSGGNMRGQQAAADSLTKVYADSPDRVYFKHIAEYYNHTSVVQPYIQNELKIPEGIKIGASTGTSGLHEELSIDATLALADPVSIRYEQRKKVGQDEINGIKFQSLAWLQDLGRKIADLRVKTTLDAINAYRATLPKP
- a CDS encoding cytochrome b562 — protein: MGLSTGTRFTLHTLAMLLRFRHLSTLTVLALALTTSALQAQQPSEPKTPLGKHMAAMNAAFRTIGQQIADSTKNASTMEQLTIFETNAKEALAFEPEKKAQVPEADQAKFVADYKVGLQKLIDTAGKLHAALHSGKNTEAAAIVEEMRGLQRSSHGEFRIRRPPPSL
- a CDS encoding YbjQ family protein produces the protein MTTTAFDLPGYRIVASLGVVRGVVVRSRSLIGTFGAGIQTIFGGNISLFTTLAERTRQQAFDTMLVQALMAKADAVIGIRYDATEIMSGATEVLCYGTAVRVVSLPER